Part of the Cyanobium sp. ATX 6F1 genome is shown below.
GGTGGTGGGCCAGGTGGGGGCCGCCATGGGCTCCACCGAGGGCTGCACCACCTACCGGCTGCGGCTGCGCCAGCTCGAGCGGGGGCTGCAACTGATCGACACCCCTGGGGTGCTCGAAGCCGGCGGTGAAGGCCGTCAGCGTGAAACGGTGGCCCGGCGTCAGGCCGCCCTGGCGGATCTGCTCGTGCTGGTGGTCGACGGGGACCTGCGGGCGGCGGAGATGGAGGTGTTCACCGCCCTCGCCAGCCTGGGCAAACGCCTGTTGCTCGTGCTCAACAAGTGCGATCTACGCGGCGAAGCCGAGGAGCGCCGGTTGCTGGAGCTGCTGCGCAGCCGCACCCAGGGGCGCATCGCCCCCGACGATGTGGTGCCCGCCAGCGCGGCGCCGCAGTCGGTGCCGATGCCCGGCGGCCGGCCCCACCAACCGCAACCGGAGTTGGAGGCGCTGGTGCGCCGGCTGGCCACCGTGCTGCACCAGGACGGCGAAGAACTGATCGCCGACAACATCCTTCTGCAGAGCAGGCGCCTCTCCGATGCCAGCAGGGAACTGTTGACGCGCCAGCGCCGCAGCGATGCCGAGACCATCGTCGATCGCTACATGTGGATCGGTGCCGGAGTTTTGGTGGTGACACCCCTGCCGGTGGTCGACCTGCTCGGCGCCGCGGCGGTCAATGCCCAGATGGTGGTGGAGATCGGTCGCGTCTATGGGGTGACTCTCTCGCGCCAGACCGCCCAGGATCTGGCCGTGTCCGTGGGCCGGACCCTGGCCAGCCTCGGGGTGATCAAGGGCGGCCTCGGGTTGATCGCCACCGCCCTCAGCCTCAACCTGCCGGCCCTGATTGCCAGTAAAGCGCTTCAGGCGGTAGGGGCCGCCTGGCTCACGCGCATTGCCGGATTGAGCTTCATCACCTACTTCGAGCAGGACCAGGACTGGGGTGACGGTGGCCTGCAGGAGGTGGTGCAGCGGCAATACGACCTCAACCGCCGTGATTCGGTCCTGAAGCGTTTTCTCGAGGCCGCCTTCAACCGGGTGGTGGAGCCGCTGCAGCGGGGGAAGGATCCGCAGTTACCACCCCGTCCGGGGGGAGCGCCTCGCCCAGGGCCATCCCG
Proteins encoded:
- a CDS encoding YcjF family protein: MKRTPPARLWWLLALALVVLVVVGIVVQVFNNLLWQLSYLLPSWLVGPVLLLLVGGGALLLGRLAWPWITDFGRESKGKADPKALEPPPSSRQEAARRNLAAIDQVLDRVRDDVQREALRQERQRIEADLQRGDLVLVVFGTGSTGKTSLIRALLDEVVGQVGAAMGSTEGCTTYRLRLRQLERGLQLIDTPGVLEAGGEGRQRETVARRQAALADLLVLVVDGDLRAAEMEVFTALASLGKRLLLVLNKCDLRGEAEERRLLELLRSRTQGRIAPDDVVPASAAPQSVPMPGGRPHQPQPELEALVRRLATVLHQDGEELIADNILLQSRRLSDASRELLTRQRRSDAETIVDRYMWIGAGVLVVTPLPVVDLLGAAAVNAQMVVEIGRVYGVTLSRQTAQDLAVSVGRTLASLGVIKGGLGLIATALSLNLPALIASKALQAVGAAWLTRIAGLSFITYFEQDQDWGDGGLQEVVQRQYDLNRRDSVLKRFLEAAFNRVVEPLQRGKDPQLPPRPGGAPRPGPSRPGPQEEGEAGDRGHRAP